TCGCCGTCGGGCAACCCGGCAATGAACTCGCATTCCTCGTCAGTCCAGTCGAGCTGCTGTGGATCCTCCCAGATCATGAACGGAGCACCACGCGGCACCACGCCGAGGTGGTCCTCGATCGACACCTTGAGGTGGAGCTCGGAGAAGACCGGCAGCTCGAGACCGAGCAGGGCACCAACCTCTTTCAGCATCGGGCCGGCGGCCAACACGAACCGGGGGGTCGAGATCGACGTGATCCCACTGGCAGTCCCGACCTGCACCGAGGACACCCGGCGACCCGCCGTCTCGATCCACTCGACCCGGCCCTCGATCACCTCGACGCCCGCGGCCCTGGCCTCTTCCAGCAGCAGCATCCCGAGCTGCTGGCCGGAAAACCAGCCGCAGCGTCGGGCGTGCAGGACTGCAACCGTCTCCGGCGCGAGACAGGGGAAGGCCTCGTGGATTAGTTCCTCATCGAGGATCAGGTCGGCCCCGTCCGGTGGCTGCTCCCAGCCCTGGGACAGAGCGGGCTGATAGTCGAGTCGCCCGCGGCTGCGGCCGTGGATCCGCAGCGGTCCCGCGCCGTAGCTCGAGGCGAGGACTCCGGCCTCCCGCATCTTCTCGGCCTGCTCCTGGTTGGAGGTCGCGTAGAGATAGCCGCGCCGGTTCATCAGGAAGCGGTTGTCGCTCGCCATCGCCAGCTCCTCGAGGAGGTCGATCGAGCGATTCATCATCCGCACCATGGAGTCGTCCGGCCCCGGCCACCAGTTGCGGTAGGCCTCGGTCGACTTGTCAGAGGTCAGGCTCATGGGCGGTCGCTCGTCCACCAGCACCACGTTTCGCACCCCGTGCTTGACCGCCAGCTGCCAGGCGGTTGAGATCCCGGCGATCCCAGCGCCACAAATCACGACGTTAGCGGCTGGCATGATTCGTGCGGGTCTCGGCCATCGTGATCATGACCGGGATACCAGCTGAAGCGCCTCCCGCAAGGGCACCACTCGCACTTTCCCCACGGTTTTCCCAAACAGCTGGCCGAAGTGACGGCGATCTCCGGTCACCAAAAGATCCGCATCGGCCGCAGCCGCCGCTGCAAGAATCGGTGCGTCGTTCTCGGGAAGACCGTGACCAGTGGCCCACGAAACAAGCCCCGGTCCACCCTCTGGCACTCGCGTCAAGTGATCGGTAAGTACCTCCAGGTCATTTGCGGCAGAGGGATGTTTGACCAGGATGTTTCGTCTGGCCTCATTGATGGCGTGCGTGGAGGACACGAGTTCACAGAATCCGTTTTCAGCCAATCTGAAAAGTCCCCGTGCGCGCCCGTCAATCGCTTGAGCGGCAGAGAACAGTACGTTGGCGTCGAGAAAGAGGCGCACTCAAGAACCCTTGAGCCTCTTTTCGAGGTGCTCCCTTTCCTCGGGAGTCATTCGGTCCTCTTCCATGAACTCGGCGACCCGCGCATCGCTGTAGATCTCGATCGGATAGACCCCAGCGGGGCGGAGAAGAATAGCTCCGTCTGCAGTTGCCTCGACGAGCAGAATCGCCTCGGCTTCGATCCCCAACTGGTCAAGTACTGCCTTGGGTATCGAGACCTGTCCACGCTTTCCCAATTTCGCAGTTTCCATGAATTCATGATATCATAATACCGGA
This genomic stretch from Acidobacteriota bacterium harbors:
- a CDS encoding PIN domain-containing protein, with the protein product MRLFLDANVLFSAAQAIDGRARGLFRLAENGFCELVSSTHAINEARRNILVKHPSAANDLEVLTDHLTRVPEGGPGLVSWATGHGLPENDAPILAAAAAADADLLVTGDRRHFGQLFGKTVGKVRVVPLREALQLVSRS
- a CDS encoding FAD-binding oxidoreductase; the encoded protein is MPAANVVICGAGIAGISTAWQLAVKHGVRNVVLVDERPPMSLTSDKSTEAYRNWWPGPDDSMVRMMNRSIDLLEELAMASDNRFLMNRRGYLYATSNQEQAEKMREAGVLASSYGAGPLRIHGRSRGRLDYQPALSQGWEQPPDGADLILDEELIHEAFPCLAPETVAVLHARRCGWFSGQQLGMLLLEEARAAGVEVIEGRVEWIETAGRRVSSVQVGTASGITSISTPRFVLAAGPMLKEVGALLGLELPVFSELHLKVSIEDHLGVVPRGAPFMIWEDPQQLDWTDEECEFIAGLPDGEILAGEMPPGVHARIEGGGESRHLLILWPYHLDPVAENFPLPIPDHYAEICLRGISTMIPGLGAYVERMPKSYVDGGYYTKTNDNRPLVGPLPIEGAFVHGALSGYGLMASAATSELVAAHIVGGELPDYAPAFHPTRFEDEEYLAKIADWDDDTQL
- a CDS encoding AbrB/MazE/SpoVT family DNA-binding domain-containing protein, producing METAKLGKRGQVSIPKAVLDQLGIEAEAILLVEATADGAILLRPAGVYPIEIYSDARVAEFMEEDRMTPEEREHLEKRLKGS